The Nocardioides campestrisoli genome includes a window with the following:
- a CDS encoding dihydroorotase: MALVIKGASLLGETPADLLVVDGVIAEVGAVDPAGHEVLDADGLVALPGLVDLHTHLREPGREDAETILTGSQAAALGGYTAVLAMANTSPVTDTAEAAERVWQLGREVGLVEVQPVGAVTRGLGGEELAELGLMARSRARVRVFSDDGRCVHDARVMRRALEYVKAFGGVVSQHSQDPTLAGPTACCHEGELSGRLGLPGWPGIAEEVIVARDVMLARHTGSRVHVAHVSTAGSVEVLRWAKAQGIDVTAEVTPHHLLLTADLLTGYDPTYKVNPPLRPEEDVAALREALADGTIDAVATDHAPHARHDKEHAFVDAAFGMLGLETALGVVRTAMPELSWSDVARVMSTTPARIAGLGSQGQGLVPGAPGHVVLVDPDAAVTVDRDASASLSRNNPWHGRELSSRVVHTVYGGRVTVRDGALAD, encoded by the coding sequence ATGGCGCTCGTGATCAAGGGGGCCTCGCTGCTCGGCGAGACCCCGGCAGACCTGCTCGTCGTCGACGGCGTGATCGCCGAGGTCGGTGCGGTGGACCCGGCAGGCCACGAGGTGCTCGACGCCGACGGCCTGGTCGCGCTGCCGGGCCTCGTCGACCTGCACACCCACCTGCGTGAACCGGGGCGGGAGGACGCCGAGACGATCCTGACCGGCTCGCAGGCCGCGGCCCTCGGCGGCTACACCGCCGTGCTGGCGATGGCCAACACCTCGCCGGTCACCGACACCGCCGAGGCGGCCGAGCGCGTCTGGCAGCTCGGACGCGAGGTGGGCCTGGTCGAGGTGCAGCCCGTGGGCGCGGTCACCCGCGGCCTGGGCGGGGAGGAGCTCGCCGAGCTCGGGCTGATGGCCCGGTCCCGGGCGCGCGTCCGGGTCTTCTCCGACGACGGTCGCTGCGTGCACGACGCCCGGGTGATGCGCCGGGCCCTGGAGTACGTCAAGGCGTTCGGCGGGGTGGTCTCCCAGCACTCCCAGGACCCCACGCTCGCCGGCCCGACCGCCTGCTGCCACGAGGGCGAGCTCTCCGGCCGCCTCGGTCTGCCCGGCTGGCCCGGCATCGCCGAGGAGGTGATCGTCGCGCGCGACGTGATGCTCGCCCGGCACACCGGCTCGCGGGTGCACGTCGCGCACGTCTCCACCGCCGGCTCGGTCGAGGTGCTGCGCTGGGCGAAGGCCCAGGGGATCGACGTCACCGCCGAGGTCACGCCGCACCACCTGCTGCTGACCGCCGACCTGCTCACCGGCTACGACCCGACGTACAAGGTCAACCCGCCGCTGCGTCCCGAGGAGGACGTCGCCGCGCTGCGCGAGGCGCTGGCCGACGGCACGATCGACGCGGTGGCCACCGACCACGCCCCGCACGCCCGCCACGACAAGGAGCACGCCTTCGTCGACGCCGCCTTCGGTATGCTCGGGCTGGAGACCGCACTCGGCGTGGTGCGCACCGCGATGCCCGAGCTCTCGTGGAGCGACGTCGCCCGGGTCATGTCGACCACGCCCGCGCGGATCGCCGGCCTCGGGTCCCAGGGGCAGGGGCTGGTCCCCGGGGCTCCCGGGCACGTGGTGCTGGTCGACCCCGACGCCGCCGTCACCGTCGACCGGGACGCCTCGGCCTCGCTCTCGCGCAACAATCCCTGGCACGGCCGGGAGCTCTCCTCCCGCGTGGTGCACACCGTGTACGGCGGTCGGGTGACCGTCCGGGACGGAGCACTGGCGGACTGA
- the carA gene encoding glutamine-hydrolyzing carbamoyl-phosphate synthase small subunit: MALPAPALMVLEDGRTFRGESFGAEGETFGEIVFSTGMSGYQETLTDPSYHRQVVVMTAPHVGNTGMNDEDPESRRIWVSGYVVRDPARVPSNWRSTRTLDDALREQGVVGISGVDTRALTRHLRERGAMRVGISTTETDAEALLARVRESGEMTGANLSEAVTVSEPYVVPAVGEKRFTVAALDLGIKANTPRMMSERGIEVHVLPATSSLEQVLAVAPDGLFFSNGPGDPAATTAQVELLQGALAQDLPYFGICFGNQLFGRALGFDTYKLKYGHRGINQPVMDRTTGKVEVTAHNHGFAVDAPLEGETHTPYGVASVSHVCLNDDVVEGLELRDDDGALRSFSVQYHPEAAAGPHDAAYLFDRFCDLMEAKA, from the coding sequence ATGGCTCTGCCTGCCCCTGCGCTCATGGTCCTCGAGGACGGGCGCACCTTTCGCGGTGAGTCCTTCGGAGCCGAAGGCGAGACCTTCGGCGAGATCGTCTTCTCGACCGGCATGTCCGGCTACCAGGAGACGCTGACCGACCCCAGCTACCACCGCCAGGTCGTCGTGATGACGGCCCCGCACGTCGGCAACACCGGCATGAACGACGAGGACCCCGAGTCCCGTCGCATCTGGGTCTCCGGCTACGTCGTGCGCGACCCCGCCCGGGTGCCCTCCAACTGGCGCAGCACGCGGACCCTGGACGACGCGCTGCGCGAGCAGGGTGTCGTCGGGATCTCCGGTGTGGACACCCGCGCCCTGACCCGGCACCTGCGCGAGCGCGGCGCGATGCGGGTGGGCATCTCCACCACCGAGACCGACGCCGAGGCGCTGCTGGCCCGGGTCCGCGAGTCCGGTGAGATGACCGGTGCCAACCTCAGCGAGGCGGTCACGGTGAGCGAGCCGTACGTCGTCCCCGCAGTGGGGGAGAAGCGGTTCACCGTCGCCGCCCTCGACCTGGGGATCAAGGCGAACACCCCGCGGATGATGAGCGAGCGCGGCATCGAGGTGCACGTCCTGCCCGCCACCTCCTCGCTCGAGCAGGTGCTCGCCGTCGCGCCCGACGGCCTCTTCTTCTCCAACGGCCCGGGCGACCCGGCCGCCACCACCGCCCAGGTCGAGCTGCTCCAGGGGGCGCTGGCCCAGGACCTCCCGTACTTCGGGATCTGCTTCGGCAACCAGCTCTTCGGTCGTGCCCTGGGCTTCGACACCTACAAGCTCAAGTACGGCCACCGCGGCATCAACCAGCCCGTGATGGACCGCACCACCGGCAAGGTCGAGGTCACCGCGCACAACCACGGCTTCGCGGTCGACGCGCCCCTGGAGGGGGAGACCCACACGCCGTACGGCGTCGCCTCGGTCTCCCACGTCTGCCTCAACGACGACGTGGTCGAGGGCCTGGAGCTGCGCGACGACGACGGGGCGCTGAGGAGCTTCTCCGTCCAGTACCACCCGGAGGCCGCGGCCGGTCCGCACGATGCTGCCTACCTCTTCGACCGTTTCTGCGACCTCATGGAGGCGAAGGCCTGA
- a CDS encoding VOC family protein, producing MPPPRLLHTVLDAVEIRREAEFWRELLGLVYRPGDDVPADGTPDQADWLVLTAEDGTRMLAFQRVEALPRPTWPEPGVSQQLHLDLTVPDVEGLAEQHERALSLGATVLLDRTDDPDEPLRVYADPEGHPFCIFVA from the coding sequence ATGCCCCCACCCCGGCTGCTGCACACGGTGCTCGACGCGGTCGAGATCAGACGGGAGGCCGAGTTCTGGCGCGAGCTGCTCGGTCTGGTCTACCGCCCGGGCGACGACGTCCCGGCCGACGGGACCCCCGACCAGGCCGACTGGTTGGTGCTCACCGCCGAGGACGGCACCCGGATGCTCGCGTTCCAGCGCGTCGAGGCGCTGCCGCGCCCGACGTGGCCGGAGCCCGGTGTCTCGCAGCAGCTCCACCTGGACCTGACGGTGCCCGACGTCGAGGGGCTCGCCGAGCAGCACGAGCGTGCGCTGTCGCTGGGCGCCACGGTCCTGCTGGACCGCACCGACGACCCTGACGAACCGCTGCGGGTGTACGCGGACCCCGAGGGGCATCCGTTCTGCATCTTCGTGGCCTGA